GTCGCCTGGATGGACTACCGAGCCGAGCACTTGCGCCCCGGCGAGTTCGACGCCGCCCCGACGTTCCTGTACGCCATGCACCTCGGCGGCGACCGCTACTTCGTCGAGGAGACGTCGCTCGCCGCGCGACCCGCTCTGTCGACGGACGTGTTGCGAGACCGCCTGCAACGCCGCCTCGCGTGGAACGGCACGCCGCCCGCACACGTGGAGCACGTGGAGCGCTGCCTCTTTCCGATGAATCGCTCGCCCGCGCCGCCGTCGCGCGTCGTCGCGTTCGGCGGCGCGGCGGGCCTCGTTCATCCCGCGAGCGGCTTCATGGTCGCGCACGCCCTGCGCCTCACGCGAAGCGTCGCCGCCGAGATCACGCTCGCCCTTCAGCAAGAGGCGCGCGCCGACGACGTGTCGAAGCGGGCGTGGCGCGCGGTGTGGCCGAGCGACGCGAGGCGCGCGCACCGCCTGTACACGTTCGGCTTGGAAGCCTTGCTGCGCCTGCGCGGCGCCGAGCTCGCCGAGTTCTTCGACGCCTTCTTCGACTTGCCGAGCGACCGCTGGCGCGCCTTTTTGTCCAGAACGGCCGCGCCCGCCGACGTCGCGGCCATCATGCTGCAAGTCTTCACGCGCGCCCCGAACGCCGTGCGCCTCTCGCTCGCGCGGTCGGCGCTGCACGAGCCGCGCACGTTGCTCGGAGCCGCCTTGAAGCGGTGACTCAAACTTCTTGCGGTACCTTGCCAAGCTCGAACGCCGCGTGCGCGGCGCGCACGGCCGCGTCGACGTCCGCCTCTTCGATCGCGAGGGAGATGTTGAGTTCCGACGACCCTTGCGCGATCATCAGCAAGTTGACGTTCGCGGAGGCGAGCGCCGAGAACAACCGCGCCGCGACGCCGCGCTGACCGCGCATGCCTTCGCCGACGACGGCGACGATGGCGACGTTCTCCTCCACCTCGTACGCCTTCACGAGC
This DNA window, taken from Deinococcus yavapaiensis KR-236, encodes the following:
- a CDS encoding lycopene cyclase family protein, with product MRRVDVLVIGSGPSGLALTSALASNGVAVANLSLDAHARWPQTYGAWEDELSDLDVPTSHRWSRVFVHPKRERALQRAYVLLDNEALQNQLRERAARDGAAWRAARAVEVRATPQGSVVLDAHGRSHHARLVVNASGHVDFDAAAPSTSRLAFQAAYGVVATFDRPPIKPGSVAWMDYRAEHLRPGEFDAAPTFLYAMHLGGDRYFVEETSLAARPALSTDVLRDRLQRRLAWNGTPPAHVEHVERCLFPMNRSPAPPSRVVAFGGAAGLVHPASGFMVAHALRLTRSVAAEITLALQQEARADDVSKRAWRAVWPSDARRAHRLYTFGLEALLRLRGAELAEFFDAFFDLPSDRWRAFLSRTAAPADVAAIMLQVFTRAPNAVRLSLARSALHEPRTLLGAALKR